CCTTCTCGTCGAGGTAGTAGAAGTCCGCCGCCTGCCCCGCCCAGATCCGGCCCTCGGAGCCGTTGTCTCCGAGCGGGTTGATGAACCGCGCCGTGAACGCCTCGTTGTAGCATCCGACCTCGCGGCTCGTCCGATCGCCGGAATCGTATCCCTGGAACTGCGTGCAGCTGGGATCGATGGCCGGGATGTTATACGCGAGGCGGTCCGTCTGCGGACCCACGTTCGATGGTGAGACGGGGAGCCCTCTGCCGATGACCTTCCCCTTCTTGGCGCCGGCTTCGATCTTCGTCACCGTGTAGAACTGGGAGCGTCCCGAGATCTGGTCGAGGAGCTCTCGGCCGTCCTTCAGCGTGAGGGGCTTCGTTCCGTCGCCCGGGTCGACACGCGGCGCGGGATTCGTGTCGAACTTGATCTGGTACGTGACGACGTCCTTCAGCGGACCGGTTCCGCGTGCGATGTGGACCTCGTAGAGCACGTCCTCGCACGGCCCGAGCTGCTGGTTGCCTTGGCCGGGCTCATGGAGCGGCAGGAAGTTGAAGACGATATTGAGCTTGTCGTGCGTACCCGGCTCCACCCACGCATAGGTGTCCGTGTTGTCGATGCAGGGGTCGACGCGGGTCGCGTACGTCTCGCGATGACTCGACGCCTGGACGATGGGCGCAGCAGCCGCCAGAACGAGCACCGCCCCCGCTGCGCCGATCGCGCCGGTTCGCTTCTTCATTCGATATTCCTCCTTCTCCTCGGGCCTTTGTAGGCCGCCTCTTGAGAGTCCTCGACTCCTGCGCAGAAATAGAGACCTACCGTCGTTACGGACCGGCGGGTTCGATCGGATGGCGCCGGCCGCTAGTACGTCACTTGGCCGGCCGTCGATCGCGCGGCGTGTCCCGGCGGCGCGGCGTCGCACCGGCAGCGACCGGCCCGTCGACTGGCGGCGTATAGCCGGCGGGGGGCCAGGTGCTGCACTTCATCCCGCACGTGCCGGGCTTGTCCGCCGCCGGAGACAGACACGCGGCCTGACACTCGAACGGATGCGTGCAGAGCTCGCCCGCCTTCTTCGCCTCCGAGCACCGACCGTCGATGCAGGCGAGGTCGCTCGCACAGGTGGAGCCACCGCAGGGCTCACCGAGGGCGGGCGACGGTCCTTCGACGCATCGGCGCGATGCGCAGTGGCTTCCCGGAGCACAATGGCGATCCGAGGAGCACGCGCCCCCCGGCGGGGCGAACCCGACGCATCGACCCCGGAGGCAGAACCCGGCGCACTCCGGATGGCCCGTGTCGGACTCGGACTGCCTAGCGTACGTCGCGAGCGTGTCCGGAGCACCCCCGCACGCGGCACCGGGGACGCTCGGCGGAGCGCAGAGGCCGGGGACGGTCGGCCCACTACCCAGGCAATGCAGTCCGTCGCGACACTCGAGCGACGACCGACAGCGGGCCCCGGCCTCGAGCCGGCCATGCACGATGCCCCGGCAGCTCGCGGGGACCCGCGGTAGGTACGGCGTCACCCAATCACAGCCCTTCAGCTCACGGGAGGATTCCGCAGCACAACGGTCGACAGCGGCCGGGTCGAGGGTGACGGCATCGTCCCCGAGCGAGCGGCGGAGCTCGCGAGCGCACGCACCCGCCAGGCCGCCGCTCGGGGAAGTGCCACAGCACTGCGCCTTGCGCGTCTCGGGCAGGCTTTGCAGCGCGTCGCACAGACGCTGGCTCAGCTTCTCCGACATCCGGTTCGACTTCGACGGCCGTTCCTGGACGGACGCCCCGGAGCTCGCGCCCAGCACCAAGGACACCGCCGCAACGAGGAGAAGGCACAGTGGCGTCGTGCAGTCGGACCTCGCGGAGATCATGGAACGGGAATTGCTCCTTCCCTGGACCTGACGGGTATTTGCGTCCTCTTCCTGTGTACGAGCCAGGAGCGCAGAGCGGATTCCCGCCGCAGACGCGGACGGCGAGATCGGAAAGCTGGCCGCCGCGCCGAAGTATTGCGTTATCCTGTTTCGCTGGCGCCGCCGAAAAACCCTTGCCCCACAAGGCCCGAGACAGCTTCCCAGCTGGACGTCGCCGGTTCGACCCCGGTCGCCCGCTCTCTCTCGGAACTCGCTTCTTACTCCGGCAGCCCGGCCTCGCGGAATGCGGCCGCGAAGGCTTCGCGGATCTCTGGCTTCACGAATCCAGCGAATTCCAAGAAGCGGAGGGCGCGGAAGGTTGGCTCCAGCTCCACAAGCCGCCGGGCGAGCGCGTTCGCCTCTTCGATGCGGCCGGCCATGGCGAGCGCCGAAGCCTGCAACGCGTAAAGGACGCTGAAGCGCGGGTTGGCCTGTACCGCCTTCGCGAAGCATGCCGCTGCGTCGTCGTAGCGCCGGAGGCGAAGCCGCACGGCGCCCAGGGCGACATAACCTTCATGGCTCAAGGGATCAAAGGGACTGAGGCGCAGCGCTCGGTTCGCATAGTCTTCGGCGAGCACCGGGTCGCCGCTCCAGGCATGGATATGCGCGCCCCAATAGAGCGCGGTCGCGCAGGAGCTGTTCAGCGACAGCGCGCGGGCGATGGCGCCCGCCGCCGCCTCGAAATCGTGGGCGAGATGCAGAACGGTGAGAGCCGCATAGGCGAGTGCCGTGGCATCGTCGGTGCCGAGGGCAAGCGCCAGTCGTGCATGGCGCACGCCCTCGGTGCGGTCGGCCTCGTCGAAGCCCGCGCCGCGGAAGCGGGTCTCACGGCTCACGGCCAAGGCCGCGTGGGCCACCGCGTAGTTGGGATCGAGCTTGAGCGCCTCTTCAAGATAGCCGATCGCGACAGCGGCGTCTCCGGGCATGGCCGACTGCGTGTGAGGCAGGGCGCGGAGATACAGGTCATAGGCGCCGAGATTCTCTGGGCGCTTGCGCCGCGCGCGCTCGATCTCCGCGCGGCGAACGCTCGGTTCGATGATCCCGACGATGGTCTCGGTGATCTTGTCCTGAAGGTCGAAGACGTCTTCCAGGACGCCGTCATATTTGTCGGCCCAAATATGCGTACCGGTCTCAGCCTCGATGAGCTGTCCCGTGATGCGCAGGCGATTGCCGCCCTTGCGCAGGCTGCCCTCGAGCACGTAGCGAACGCCGAGCTCGCGCCCGACCTGCTTGATGTCGATGACCTTGCCCTTGTAGACGAAGCTCGAATTCCGCGCGATCACGAATAGCCAATTGATCCGCGACAGGCCGGTGATCATGTCCTCGACCAAGCCGTCAGTGAAATATTCCTGCTCGGGATCGCCGCTGAGGTTCTGGAACGGCAGCACCGCGATCGAAGGCTTGTCGGGAAGCGGTAGCGTGAGGTGCGGCGCTTCCGCGGCGCCGGCCAGGTCGATGCGATAGACTCGCATGGGGCGCGCGATGTTTTTCAGCATCTGCTCGCCCAGATCGACGAAGGCCTCCGGCAGCTTGTCGCGGATCTGGCGCCAGACATCCTCCGAAAGACTGATGCCGCCCGGATCCGCGACGCCTTCCAGCCGCGCCGCGATGTTGACGCCGTCGCCCAGTAGGTCGGCGCCATCGACCACGACATCGCCCAGGTGAATCCCGATCCGGAAGGCGATGAGGCGGTCGGCAGCGATCTCGGCATTACGCTCCGCCATACTGCGCTGCACGGCCAGCGCGCAGCGCACGGCGTCGACGACGCTCGGAAACTCGACGAGGATGCCGTCGCCGGTGGTCTTGATGATGCGGCCGTGATGCGTCGCGATGGCCGGATCGATCAGTTCCAGCCGTATGGAGCGCAGCCGCTCGAGCGTGCCTTCCTCGTCGATGCCGACCAGCCGGCTGTAGCCGACGACATCCGCCGCCAGCACCGCTGAAAGCCTACGTTCGACGCGTTGGGTCTCCATCGTTCGCTGTTTGCCGGGAGAGAAGGCCCGATCCTACCGATTCACGACCGCACAACCAATCGGCGCTCGGCCTCCCCGCGGCCCGTGCGGGAGCAGAGGCTACAGCTCCGATGGCTGCCTTGCAGCCGTATTGCGTGATGCTTTCTGCTACCGCCGCCGGAAACCCTTGCCCCGCAAGGGCCCGGAAAGCTTCCCAAGCTGGACCCCGCCGGTTCGACCCCGGTCGCCCGCCTCTCTAGAGCTCCGTTATCGCAAGGTGGGCCTAGCCGACCTGGGGTGGGCAACGCTACTTGTACGCGACCGCCGCGCTCGCGGTGGGCGTCAGCGGGAT
The window above is part of the Deltaproteobacteria bacterium genome. Proteins encoded here:
- a CDS encoding adenylate/guanylate cyclase domain-containing protein — its product is METQRVERRLSAVLAADVVGYSRLVGIDEEGTLERLRSIRLELIDPAIATHHGRIIKTTGDGILVEFPSVVDAVRCALAVQRSMAERNAEIAADRLIAFRIGIHLGDVVVDGADLLGDGVNIAARLEGVADPGGISLSEDVWRQIRDKLPEAFVDLGEQMLKNIARPMRVYRIDLAGAAEAPHLTLPLPDKPSIAVLPFQNLSGDPEQEYFTDGLVEDMITGLSRINWLFVIARNSSFVYKGKVIDIKQVGRELGVRYVLEGSLRKGGNRLRITGQLIEAETGTHIWADKYDGVLEDVFDLQDKITETIVGIIEPSVRRAEIERARRKRPENLGAYDLYLRALPHTQSAMPGDAAVAIGYLEEALKLDPNYAVAHAALAVSRETRFRGAGFDEADRTEGVRHARLALALGTDDATALAYAALTVLHLAHDFEAAAGAIARALSLNSSCATALYWGAHIHAWSGDPVLAEDYANRALRLSPFDPLSHEGYVALGAVRLRLRRYDDAAACFAKAVQANPRFSVLYALQASALAMAGRIEEANALARRLVELEPTFRALRFLEFAGFVKPEIREAFAAAFREAGLPE